A stretch of the Capsicum annuum cultivar UCD-10X-F1 chromosome 8, UCD10Xv1.1, whole genome shotgun sequence genome encodes the following:
- the LOC107850339 gene encoding ras-related protein RABG3f — protein sequence MPSRRRTLLKVIILGDSGVGKTSLMNQYVNKKFSNQYKATIGADFLTKEVQFEDRLFTLQIWDTAGQERFQSLGVAFYRGADCCVLVYDVNSMKSFENLNNWREEFLIQASPSDPENFPFVVLGNKVDVDGGNSRVVSEKKARAWCASKGNIPYFETSAKEGTNVEEAFQCIAKNALKSGEEEEIYLPDTIDVAASSQQRTGGCEC from the exons ATGCCTTCTCGCCGGCGAACTCTTTTGAAAGTCATTATCCTCGGCGACAGCGG GGTTGGAAAGACCTCGTTGATGAATCA ATATGTGAATAAGAAGTTCAGCAATCAGTACAAAGCAACTATTGGAGCTGATTTCTTGACAAAGGAAGTGCAGTTTGAAGATCGGCTCTTTACTTTACAG ATTTGGGACACTGCTGGCCAAGAGAGATTTCAGAGTCTTGGTGTTGCCTTCTACCGCGGTGCTGATTGTTGTGTCCTTGTTTATGATGTAAATTCAATGAAGTCATTTGAAAACTTAAACAACTGGAGAGAAGAGTTCTTAATTCAG GCCAGCCCATCCGATCCAGAAAATTTTCCATTTGTTGTGCTGGGGAACAAAGTTGATGTTGATGGTGGAAATAGTAGAGTG GTGTCTGAGAAAAAGGCTCGGGCCTGGTGCGCGTCGAAGGGCAATATTCCCTACTTTGAGACTTCAGCTAAGGAAGGCACCAACGTAGAAGAGGCTTTCCAATGCATTGCTAAGAATGCCCTGAAGAGCGGAGAGGAGGAAGAAAT ATATTTGCCCGACACCATTGATGTTGCCGCTAGCAGTCAGCAGAGGACAGGTGGATGTGAGTGCTAA
- the LOC107850338 gene encoding putative proline-rich receptor-like protein kinase PERK6 — protein sequence MTKTFIKMSSSSNGGSPSSDSSSSSSSSPSNNSKFQSPSFKTEDSSSSDNNNNNNNNNNSSSQSPPPNNDSSSGKDNNSSSSNNNNDNNNNNNNSNNNNSNSQSPPPSNNDGKNDSSPPNDNNNNNNNNNNSNNNNGNNNNGNNNNNNNSGNKSPPPSSPPPKSSNSSKSPLSPPPPPSPSSLNYSPNSRPLSPPKTESTDSVSKDTTAAIKIGVAAGAGVLFIVMIIFLISCCKRKKKRKQNQMKHNQMGYYQDNSRGAMNNHYYNNNNNGMHGNNWQNSNKFQPADQFYKIPPPPGSAQVSSEHSWPIAPPPPPPMMSSSELSSAAFSGPHQPPMPPPHPAMALGYNQSSFTYDDLAVATGGFAKDKLLGQGGFGYVHKGVLPNGKEVAVKSLKSNSGQGEREFQAEVDIISRVHHRHLVSLVGYCIAGSQRMLVYEFVVNNTLEYHLHGPGRPPMDFNTRHKIALGAAKGFAYLHEDCHPKIIHRDIKAANILLDENFEAKVADFGLAKLSTDNHTHVSTRIMGTFGYLAPEYASSGKLTEKSDVYSYGVMLLELITGRRPVDMEGDDDTLVEWARPILLRATEGGDYDELIDPSLEGKFDAQQMLCMVACAAATIRHSAKKRPKMSQIVRALEDEVTLDDLDEGGKLGHNATSSSSGSSEHDGGSYDLKKFRKSSMSSQEYSSSENGESREYRQNKK from the exons ATGACAAAGACTTTTATAAAAATGTCTTCGTCATCGAATGGGGGCTCTCCATCATCAGATTCATCGTCCTCCTCCTCCTCATCTCCATCAAATAATTCAAAGTTTCAATCTCCTTCTTTTAAAACAGAAGACTCTTCTTCttctgataataataataataataataataacaataattcaagCTCTCAATCTCCCCCTCCTAATAATGATTCATCATCTGGGAAAGATAATAACTCCTCTTcttcaaataacaataatgacaacaacaacaataataataatagcaacaacaataattcAAACTCTCAATCTCCTCCTCCTTCTAATAACGATGGAAAAAATGATAGCTCTCCTCcaaatgataacaacaataacaacaacaacaataacaatagcaacaATAATAATGGGAACAATAATAAtgggaataataataataacaacaactcCGGTAACAAGTCACCTCCTCCATCATCACCTccaccaaaatcatcaaattcatcaaaatctcCGCTATCACCACCTCCTCCACCCTCTCCATCATCACTTAATTATTCTCCAAACTCAAGACCTCTCTCCCCTCCAAAGACTGAATCAACAGACTCAGTTAGCAAAGATACCACAGCTGCAATCAAGATAGGAGTTGCAGCTGGCGCTGGAGTATTATTTATTGTCATGATCATTTTTCTCATCTCTTGTTgtaagaggaaaaagaaaagaaagcagAATCAAATGAAGCATAATCAAATGGGCTACTACCAAGACAATTCTCGTGGAGCAATGA ATAACcattactataataataataataatggaatgcATGGGAACAATTGGCAGAACAGCAACAAATTCCAACCAGCTGATCAATTTTATAAGATACCGCCCCCTCCAG GTAGTGCTCAAGTAAGTTCAGAGCACAGTTGGCCAATAGCACCGCCGCCGCCACCACCAATGATGAGTAGTAGTGAACTGAGCTCAGCGGCTTTCTCTGGTCCACATCAACCTCCTATGCCACCTCCACATCCAGCAATGGCTCTTGGTTATAATCAAAGTAGTTTTACTTATGATGACTTAGCAGTGGCAACTGGAGGATTTGCTAAAGACAAGCTATTAGGACAAGGTGGTTTTGGCTATGTACATAAAGGTGTGTTGCCTAATGGTAAAGAAGTTGCTGTAAAAAGTTTGAAGTCTAATAGCGGACAAggagagagagagtttcaagCAGAGGTTGACATTATAAGTCGTGTACATCATCGACATCTTGTGTCTTTGGTTGGGTATTGCATTGCTGGATCTCAAAGGATGTTAGTGTATGAATTTGTCGTAAACAACACTCTTGAATATCACCTTCATG GACCTGGTCGTCCTCCTATGGATTTCAATACAAGACACAAAATTGCATTAGGAGCTGCGAAAGGCTTTGCTTATCTTCATGAAGATT GTCATCCTAAAATTATTCATAGAGACATCAAAGCTGCAAATATCCTTTTGGACGAGAATTTCGAAGCAAAG GTGGCTGATTTCGGACTAGCTAAGCTCTCAACGGATAACCATACTCATGTATCCACCCGTATCATGGGAACTTTTGG GTACTTAGCTCCAGAGTATGCTTCAAGCGGAAAGCTAACAGAGAAATCTGATGTCTACTCTTATGGAGTTATGCTTTTGGAACTTATAACTGGACGTCGTCCAGTGGATATGGAAGGTGACGATGATACTTTAGTTGAATGG GCAAGGCCTATTCTTCTTCGTGCAACAGAAGGTGGAGATTATGATGAACTAATAGATCCAAGTTTAGAAGGAAAATTTGATGCCCAACAAATGTTATGTATGGTAGCATGTGCAGCTGCAACAATCAGGCATTCTGCAAAGAAGCGTCCAAAAATGAGTCAG ATTGTACGTGCTTTGGAAGATGAAGTTACTTTGGACGACTTAGATGAGGGCGGAAAATTGGGTCATAATGCAACAAGCAGTTCTAGTGGAAGCTCTGAACATGATGGAGGTTCATATGACTTAAAGAAATTCAGAAAATCCAGCATGTCGAGTCAAGAGTATTCAAGCAGTGAGAACGGTGAATCTCGTGAATATCGTCAGAATAAGAAGTAA